In Lepus europaeus isolate LE1 chromosome 19, mLepTim1.pri, whole genome shotgun sequence, the genomic window tttttaatgaaatatcgGTCAACTTGCACCATTCTAAACACCCTCCCCACACCAGTGTAATATGCAATAATGGCAAATTCTGACTACATTTGGTTCTTTTACATGAAAGGTATTTGTTGGATTTCTCACTACTCTGAACACCTCTGGTTTAGAATACGCTAAGTCCTTGGGCAGATACCATCCCCACTTCTCTTCTGTAGGTTGTATAACACTGCATTAATGGGCACTCGGGTTGAAAGTCCTCAATGCTCACCATCTGCACACTTCCCTGCTGTTTAGATCTGGGGATTGGTGGCCTAGAGCTTGGTGGTCCCACAGTCATTTGTCAAGGTGAATTCTGAGGCTGAGGAGTGTATTATGTGTGAAAGCTGTGTACAAAAGTGTTGTCTCTCAAGAGCATGACTGGGTCAAGTCTAGTAAGGAATGACCTAAGGTTTCAGGCTTTCCAACAGCCCTAGCACATGAGTGGGCCTACCCACTGTGAACTCTCTGGTGCTTGGTAAGGGAAGAGCTGTGTGTGAAGGCCTTCCCACAGTCTCTGCACTCATACGGCTTCTCTCCTGTGTGTATCCTCCGGTGCTGAGTTAGGTGGGTGCTCTGCCTAAAGGACTTCCCACAGTCCTGACATTCATAGGGCTTTTCTCCAGTATGCGTCCTTTCGTGCTGGCTCAGTGAGGAGCTATGACTAAAGGATTTCCCACATTCATTGCACCCATAAGGCTTTTCGTTGGTGTGAATCCTCTGGTGTTCTATAAGAAGGGAGCTCTGGCTGAAGGCTCTGCCACACTCGTTACACTCATAGGGCTTCTCTCCAGTGTGGATCCTCTGGTGCTGAATGAGGGGAGCAAGCTGGCTAAAGGCCCTGCCACATGCGTTACACtcatagggtttctctccagtgtggattCGCTGGTGCTTAGTCAGGGATGAGCTGTGGCTGAAGGCCTTGCCACAGTCACTACACTCATAGGGCTTCTCTCCTGTGTGGATTCTCTGGTGCTGTGTGAGGTGTGTGCTCTGCCGGAAGGCCTTCCCACACTGACTGCACTCATAGGGCTTCTCTCCGGTGTGTGTCCGCTCATGCTGGCTGAGCGAGGAGCTGTGACTGAAGGTTTTCCCACACTCATTGCAGCCATAGGGCTTCTCTCCCGTGTGGATCCTCCGGTGCTCAGTCAGGAGTGTGCTCTGGCTAAAGGCTTTCCCGCACTCACTGCATTCATAGGGCTTCTCTCCTGTGTGGGTCCTCTGATGCTGAATCAGTGGCGTGATCTGGgtgaaggcttttccacactcgtGGCACTCATAGGGCTTCTCTCCAGTGTGGATTCGCTGGTGCTTGGTCAAAGATGAACTGTGGCTGAAGGCCTTGCCGCATTCTCCACACTGATAGGGTTTCTCACCAGTGTGGATCCGCAGATGCTGTGTGAGGTGGATGCTTTGCcggaaggctttcccacactcattGCACTCGTAgggcttctctcctgtgtgagtCCGCTCATGCTGGCTGAAGGAGGACCTGAAACTGAAAGATTTCCCACATTCACTGCACTCATAGGGCTTTTcacctgtgtgagttctctggtGCTGGATCAGTGGGGCGATCTGGTTGAAAGTCCTTCCACAGTGGGTGCATTTGTAGGGTTTCTCCCCAGTGTGGATTCTCTGGTGTTTGGTAAGTGCTGAGCTGTTTCGGAACCCTTTCCCACATTCATGGCATTCATAAGGTCTCTCTCCTGTATGTGTCCGGTGGTGTTCGATGAGTGCTGAGCTGTGACTAAAAGCCTTTTCACATTCCTGACATTTGTAAGGTTTCTCCTTTGCATAGGTTTTCTGTTGAGCATTTGACCTTGAGTTgggcttttccctctctctgtgtattccCCATGTGTGGGGGCCTTGTCTTTCAGGAGTCATTGGCTGAGTTGGGAGATCAGGGGTCAGACCCAAAATTGCCCTAAACTCATTCCCTTGGCACTGCTTCCGAGTGGGTATCTTCACTGGTGTAAAGGCCACATGTGCCACAAAGCTCTGCAGGCTCTCACAGCTCCACTCCCAGTGGCCCTTGGTAGCCTCACTCTTAGAGATCCATGGATGGTCCACAGGACTCTTTCTACCAGGATGACACTGTTGGGTATTTCCTCAGAGATGCTTTGCTCTGGAGCGGACTGTCTGGTTTCAGATCTACTTTCCAAGTCTGAGAGAAACAAAACAAGGACATGTCCCTTAATACTCAATCTCGGAGAAAAGATTTTGTGGTGGTTAAGGGAATAGAAGAATAAAAACGATGATTCTGAAAGGTTCAATGCAGAGTGGCTttgacaattttaaaatacagttctgCAAACCATGGAAGTAACAGGAAAAAGAAGGGTAACAGAGACTAGCCACGGGTGGGGAATTAGTAATAATGGGTATGGGTAGCTTGACAGGGGAGCCCAACGAATGAGACTGGGGAGGAGATGACAAGGAGACAGCATTCAGGCAAAATGTTCACAGGTGTAAGGAGTGGCACACCCTCCACTCTACCAGGTGACAACAGAGGAAACGTGACCACATGAGGAAGGACCACTGAGCCCAGCCCTCCCGTTGCTGGGATTCCATCTCATCTTGGCAGCACATTGCCATTGCACCACCTCACCCTAGATGTAAGGAAACCCACCAGCTCTCCCAGACCAGAAGTAGCTGCAGTGTCCACCCTAGGGGATGGATCAATGACCTGGGATAAAGGGAGTAACTTTAGTCTAGCCTGTTTTATCTAATAGGGGCTctcctgaaggcagaggcttcagTCTACCCCAGTCACCAACACACCCCTAAGTCCACAGCAAGAGATGAGCAGACATTTTGAATGAACAAATATGCATCCCCCCCTCCTTGTTCTTGGCaggactgccttttttttttttccttctttttcaaaattatttatttattttgaaagagggagagggagagagagaaaccttctagccgtttgctcactccccaaacggctggggttgggccagactgaagttaggagcctggaactcatctggaccagcttcttactaatgcagactctgggaggcagcagtgatccCTCAAGTGGTTTGGtccctaccacacatgtgggagacctgaagtgatttcctggctccttgcttcagcctgacccagcccggggTATTGTGGCTCCTAGATGGGAGCCTGCTATCTTTATCtctttggtttttaaataaatataaaataacaaacaaacaaaaaaaaccagcaaagggtctgtgttgtggcacagcaggttaagccactgtctgcatgtAGAACTGCCTTTTTGCTCAGGCACCCACCCCTCTCCACATAGCCATGTCCTCAGCGCATACTGCCCCCATCCCA contains:
- the ZNF135 gene encoding LOW QUALITY PROTEIN: zinc finger protein 135 (The sequence of the model RefSeq protein was modified relative to this genomic sequence to represent the inferred CDS: inserted 1 base in 1 codon) yields the protein MLVQEISKRISISSKSQSQPGNTRSKDEWDLESRSETRQSAPEQSISEEIPNSVILVERVLWTXPWISKSEATKGHWEWSCESLQSFVAHVAFTPVKIPTRKQCQGNEFRAILGLTPDLPTQPMTPERQGPHTWGIHREREKPNSRSNAQQKTYAKEKPYKCQECEKAFSHSSALIEHHRTHTGERPYECHECGKGFRNSSALTKHQRIHTGEKPYKCTHCGRTFNQIAPLIQHQRTHTGEKPYECSECGKSFSFRSSFSQHERTHTGEKPYECNECGKAFRQSIHLTQHLRIHTGEKPYQCGECGKAFSHSSSLTKHQRIHTGEKPYECHECGKAFTQITPLIQHQRTHTGEKPYECSECGKAFSQSTLLTEHRRIHTGEKPYGCNECGKTFSHSSSLSQHERTHTGEKPYECSQCGKAFRQSTHLTQHQRIHTGEKPYECSDCGKAFSHSSSLTKHQRIHTGEKPYECNACGRAFSQLAPLIQHQRIHTGEKPYECNECGRAFSQSSLLIEHQRIHTNEKPYGCNECGKSFSHSSSLSQHERTHTGEKPYECQDCGKSFRQSTHLTQHRRIHTGEKPYECRDCGKAFTHSSSLTKHQRVHSG